Proteins from a single region of Halichoerus grypus chromosome 13, mHalGry1.hap1.1, whole genome shotgun sequence:
- the ULK1 gene encoding serine/threonine-protein kinase ULK1 encodes MEPGRGGLEAVGKFEFSRKDLIGHGAFAVVFKGRHREKHDLEVAVKCINKKNLAKSQTLLGKEIKILKELKHENIVALYDFQEMANSVYLVMEYCNGGDLADYLHTMRTLSEDTIRLFLQQIAGAMHLLHSKGIIHRDLKPQNILLSNPGGRRANPNNIRVKIADFGFARYLQSNMMAATLCGSPMYMAPEVIMSQHYDGKADLWSIGTIVYQCLTGRAPFQASSPQDLRLFYERNKTLVPTIPRETSAPLRQLLLALLQRNHKDRMDFDEFFRHPFLDASATVKKSPPVPVPSYPSSGSGSSSSSSSTSHLASPPSLGEMQQQLQRTLTSPADAAGFLQGSRGSGGGSKDSSCDTDDFVMVPAQFPGDLVAEAAGAKPPPDSLMCSGSSLVASAGLESRGRTPSPSPPCSSSPSPSGRAGPSSSRCGVSVPIPVPTQVHNYQRIEQNLQSPTQCQTTRSSAIRRSGSTSPLGFARASPSPPSHAEHGAALARKLSLGGGRPYTPSPQVGILPERQGWSGAPSPQGAEMRGGRSPRAGSSAPEHSPHAAGLGYRLHSAPNLSDLHVVRPKLPKPPTDPLGAAFGHPQSSPPQPAHGLQSCRPLRGSPKLPDFLQRNPLPPILGSPTKAMPAFDFPKTPSSQNLLTLLARQGVVMTPPRNRTLPDLSEAGPFQGQQLGPGLRPTEDKSSFGRSLSTGRLTDLLLKAAFGTQAPDSGSTDSLQEKPMEIAPSAGLGGNLHPGARAGGASSPSPVVFTVGSPPSGTTPPQGPRARMLSVGSSSSLGSANSPSARHLAPGACSEAAPEVPAPGHCCSFADPVTANLEGAVTFEAPDLPEETLMEQEHTEILHSLRFTLVFVQHVLEIAALRGSASDTAGGPEYQLQESVVADQISLLSREWGFAEQLVLYLKVAELLSSGLQTAIDQIRAGKLCLSSTVKQVVRKLNELYKASVVSCQGLSLRLQRFFLDKQRLLDRIQSVTAEKLIFSHAVQTVQSAALDEMFHRREDCVQRYHKALLLMEGLQHILTDQADVENIAKCKLCIERRLSALLTGICA; translated from the exons CCATGCGGACGCTGAGCGAGGACACCATCCGGCTCTTCCTGCAGCAGATCGCGGGCGCCATGCACCTGCTACACAGCAAGGGCATCATCCACCGTGACCTGAAGCCCCAGAACATCCTGCTGTCCAACCCCGGGGGGCGCCGCGCCAACCCTAACAACATCCGCGTCAAGATCG CCGACTTCGGTTTCGCTCGGTACCTGCAGAGCAACATGATGGCGGCCACGCTCTGCGGCTCCCCCATGTACATG GCCCCCGAGGTCATCATGTCCCAGCATTACGACGGCAAGGCCGACCTGTGGAGCATCGGCACCATCGTGTACCAGTGCTTGACGGGGAGGGCGCCCTTCCAG GCCAGCAGCCCCCAGGACCTTCGCCTCTTCTATGAGAGGAACAAGACACTGGTACCCAC CATCCCCAGGGAGACGTCGGCCCCGCTGAGACAGCTGCTGCTGGCCCTGCTGCAGCGGAACCACAAGGACCGCATGGACTTCG ACGAGTTCTTCCGGCACCCTTTCCTCGATGCCAGCGCCACTGTGAAGAAGT ccccccccGTGCCTGTGCCCTCGTACCCGAGCTCGGGGTCCGGCAGCAGCTCCAGCAGCAGCTCTACCTCGCACTTGGCCTCCCCTCCG TCCCTGGGAGAGATGCAGCAGCAGCTCCAGAGGACGCTGACTTCCCCGGCCGACGCTGCCGGCTTCCTGCAGGGCTCCCGGGGCTCCGGCGGCGGCAGTAAGGACTCGTCCTGCGACACGGATGACTTCGTCATGGTCCCGGCCCAGTTTCCAG GTGACCTGGTGGCCGAGGCGGCCGGTGCCAAGCCCCCCCCAGACAGTCTGATGTGTAGCGG GAGCTCACTGGTGGCTTCCGCTGGCCTGGAGAGCCGTGGCCGGACcccatctccttccccaccctgcagcagctctcccagcccctcagg CCGGGCCGGCCCCTCCAGCAGCAGGTGCGGCGTGTCCGTCCCCATCCCGGTCCCCACGCAGGTGCACAACTACCAGCGCATTGAGCAGAACCTGCAGTCGCCCACCCAGTGCCAGACCACACG GTCCTCCGCCATCCGCAGGTCGGGCAGCACCAGCCCCCTGGGCTTTGCCCGGGCCAGTCCGTCACCCCCAtcccacgctgagcatggagctgccCTGGCCAGGAAGCTCTCCCTGGGTGGGGGCCGGCCCTACACACCGTCTCCACAAG TTGGAATCCTCCCTGAACGGCAGGGCTGGAGCGGGGCACCCTCCCCCCAAGGAGCCGAGATGCGGGGTGGCAGATCCCCTCGTGCGG GCTCGTCTGCGCCCGAGCACTCCCCGCACGCCGCTGGGCTGGGCTATCGCCTGCACAGTGCTCCCAACCTGTCCGACCTGCACGTCGTCCGCCCTAAGTTGCCCAAGCCCCCCACGGACCCCCTGGGGGCGGCGTTCGGCCACCCGCAGTCCAGCCCCCCGCAGCCAGCCCACGGGCTGCAGTCCTGCCGGCCCCTGCGAGGCTCGCCCAAGCTGCCTGACTTCCTGCAGCgcaaccccctgccccccatcctggGCTCCCCCACCAAG GCCATGCCTGCCTTCGACTTCCCCAAGACCCCCAGCTCCCAGAACTTGCTGACCCTCCTGGCCCGGCAGGGTGTGGTCATGACACCACCCCGGAACCGGACGCTGCCGGACCTCTCCGAGGCAGGACCCTTCCAGGGGCAGCAGCTGGGCCCCGGCCTGCGGCCCACTGAGGACAAGAGCTCCTTTGGCAG GTCCCTCAGTACCGGCCGCCTCACTGATCTGCTCCTCAAGGCTGCGTTTGGGACCCAGGCCCCTGACTCGGGGAGCACGGACAGTCTGCAGGAGAAGCCTATGGAGATCG cgccctctgctggcctcGGAGGGAACCTGCACCCGGGAGCCCGTGCTGGGGGGGCCAGCAGCCCGTCTCCCGTGGTGTTCACCGTGGGCTCACCCCCCAGCGGGACCACGCCGCCCCAGGGTCCCCGTGCCAGGATGTTGTCAG TGGGCTCCTCGAGCTCCCTTGGCTCGGCCAACTCCCCCTCTGCCCGTCACCTGGCCCCCGGGGCCTGTAGTGAGGCTGCCCCGGAGGTCCCGGCCCCCGGACACTGCTGCAGCTTCGCCGACCCCGTCACCGCCAACCTAGAGGGGGCTGTGACCTTCGAGGCCCCTGACCTCCCTGAGGAGACGCTGATGGAG CAAGAGCACACGGAGATCCTGCATAGCCTACGCTTCACGCTCGTCTTCGTCCAGCACGTCCTGGAGATCGCGGCCCTGAGGGGCAGCGCCAGCGACACGGCCGGGGGGCCCGAGTACCAGCTGCAGGAGAGCGTGGTGGCCGACCAGATCAGCCTGCTGAGCCGGGAGTGGGG CTTCGCGGAGCAGTTGGTGCTCTACCTAAAGGTGGCCGAGCTGCTCTCCTCGGGCCTGCAGACCGCCATCGACCAGATCCGGGCCGGCAAGCTGTGTCTGTCGTCCACCGTGAAGCAGG TGGTGCGGAAGTTGAACGAGCTGTATAAGGCGAGCGTGGTGTCCTGCCAAGGCCTGAGCCTGCGGCTGCAGCGCTTCTTCCTGGACAAGCAGCGGCTCCTGGACCGCATCCAGAGCGTCACTGCCGAGAAGCTCATCTTCAGCCACGCGGTGCAGACG GTGCAGTCGGCCGCCTTGGACGAGATGTTCCACCGCCGGGAGGACTGTGTCCAGCGCTACCACAAGGCTCTGCTGCTGATGGAGGGCTTGCAGCACATCCTCACCGACCAGGCGGACGTGGAGAACATTGCCAAGT GCAAGCTGTGCATCGAGCGGAGGCTCTCGGCGTTGCTGACCGGCATCTGTGCCTGa